One genomic window of Gammaproteobacteria bacterium includes the following:
- the hypB gene encoding hydrogenase nickel incorporation protein HypB, with translation MCATCGCSDHDAVTVTALADGHARPAEMPAQHMHDHDHDHDHDNHAHGDHDHAHPHAHNHNRPHHEHEHGHAHQHGTLIALEQEVLARNSQLAERNRGWFEGRNILALNLVSSPGAGKTTLLERTIRDLHDEPVISVIEGDQATFNDAERIGGTGCKVVQINTGAGCHLDADMLARGLKQLAPPLDSVVMIENVGNLVCPALFDLGERAKVVILSVTEGDDKPVKYPHMFRASRLMILNKIDLLPHVSFDVERCIDYARRINPDIEVLQLSATTGEGMNDWYVWLRRQVAVDHVAEATP, from the coding sequence ATGTGCGCGACCTGCGGCTGTTCCGATCATGATGCTGTCACAGTGACCGCGCTGGCCGATGGTCATGCCAGGCCCGCCGAAATGCCCGCGCAGCATATGCATGACCATGACCATGACCATGACCACGATAATCATGCACACGGCGATCATGATCACGCTCACCCACACGCGCATAACCATAATCGCCCGCACCACGAGCACGAGCATGGTCATGCGCATCAGCACGGCACGTTGATCGCGCTGGAGCAGGAGGTGCTCGCCAGGAACAGTCAGCTGGCGGAACGCAATCGCGGCTGGTTCGAGGGCCGCAACATTCTCGCGCTGAACCTCGTCAGTTCGCCCGGCGCCGGCAAGACCACCTTGCTGGAACGCACGATTCGCGACCTGCATGATGAGCCGGTGATCAGCGTGATCGAGGGCGACCAGGCGACCTTCAACGACGCCGAGCGCATCGGCGGCACCGGCTGCAAGGTGGTGCAGATCAACACCGGCGCCGGCTGCCATCTGGACGCCGACATGCTGGCGCGCGGACTCAAGCAGCTCGCGCCGCCGCTGGATTCGGTGGTGATGATCGAAAACGTCGGCAATCTCGTGTGCCCGGCGCTGTTCGATCTGGGCGAGCGCGCGAAAGTCGTAATCCTTTCAGTCACCGAGGGCGACGACAAGCCGGTGAAGTATCCGCACATGTTCCGGGCGTCGCGCTTGATGATCCTCAACAAGATTGATCTGCTGCCGCACGTCAGCTTCGACGTCGAGCGCTGTATCGATTACGCGCGGCGCATCAATCCGGATATCGAAGTGTTGCAGCTGTCCGCAACGACCGGCGAGGGTATGAATGACTGGTATGTCTGGCTCAGGCGGCAGGTTGCTGTCGATCACGTGGCCGAAGCGACCCCGTGA
- a CDS encoding urease accessory protein: MTAVLLLGFLIGMRHAVEADHVAAVATLATRGPSVAEAVRQGAVWGLGHTLTLLVVGSTVLLLNAVVPESAAHALEFAVGVMLVILGIDVLRRLWRERIHFHSHRHADGAEHFHAHAHDSGASHDPVHHDHEHRRRFPVRALLIGAMHGMAGSAALILLTLETVGKPAVGILYIALFGLGSIAGMAALSVVIAVPLRYSAHGLTRLHNSLRGTIGVVTITLGGLLMFQVAS; encoded by the coding sequence GTGACCGCGGTGCTGCTGCTCGGCTTTCTCATCGGCATGCGCCACGCCGTGGAGGCCGATCACGTGGCGGCGGTGGCAACTCTGGCGACCCGCGGCCCGTCAGTCGCGGAGGCGGTACGGCAGGGCGCGGTGTGGGGTCTGGGGCATACGCTGACCTTGCTGGTGGTCGGCTCGACCGTCTTGTTGTTGAACGCAGTTGTTCCCGAGTCCGCGGCCCACGCCCTGGAATTCGCCGTAGGTGTGATGCTGGTGATCTTGGGGATCGACGTGCTGCGCCGACTATGGCGCGAGCGCATCCATTTTCACTCGCACCGGCACGCCGACGGCGCGGAGCATTTCCATGCTCACGCGCACGATTCCGGCGCCAGCCACGATCCCGTGCATCATGACCACGAACATCGCCGGCGCTTTCCCGTTCGCGCGCTGCTGATTGGCGCCATGCACGGCATGGCCGGTTCGGCCGCGCTGATTCTGTTAACTCTGGAAACGGTGGGCAAGCCGGCCGTCGGCATCCTCTACATTGCGCTGTTCGGCCTCGGTTCCATCGCGGGTATGGCGGCGCTGTCCGTGGTAATCGCCGTACCGCTTCGCTACTCGGCGCACGGGCTCACCCGCCTGCACAACTCTCTGCGGGGCACGATCGGCGTGGTAACCATCACCTTGGGCGGGTTGTTGATGTTTCAGGTAGCGTCTTGA